TTCAAGAACAGCTTCAGACAGTCACGCTGGGCAGCACTCCGGTGTTCGCACTCTTCATTCAGGTGGGCACCGCTGCATTAACTGGACTCCagaattttaagttatttttataCTTGTAGTTGATAGATATTTAACATCCCATCACTGGCACCTCATTTTGCTCTTGAATGGTTACGTCTCACTGTATTTATATGGCCCATGTATAGAAGCCATGATTGTaaattcagctttaaaaaaaaaataaaaaaaaaaatcttacaataCAAAGAATCAACTACTACCTAGCTTCTTTCCAGTGGCAAGAAAAAGACCCTGAGATTCTTCAAATGAAACGTCTCCTGTTTGCAGGGTGccgttccctccacccccagaatGCCTCTCTTCCAAGCTTAACTTTAACATAAGATTTTTGTCTCCTTGCAGCTCTTCCAGATTGACACTAGTGGCTGCATGAAGGTTATTCGTGAGAGGAAGATGAGGCGGTCGGACCTCATCAAGGCCATGGCTGGGAATGCAAGGAGACTTCAGCAGGTACTGTATGTGGTGTTTCAAACCCTGTCCCATCATGCAGACCTCAAGGGGATGCCTGGGTGGAAATAATCAACTGCTTGTGTCAAGGGAAGCTGTACGTATTCTGTTTGTCAGCTGCTGCTTTGTACTTCTCACAGAGGAGAGACCAAAACCAACGTTAATGTGGCTCAGTGGATAGGGCCCTGAACTGGGCagttggagacctgggttcagtttccagttctgccactaacTGTTGGTGACCATAGTctagtcacttaacctctgtttTCCTCAGCTATAAAATGAGGTTAATAAGTCACTTACCTATGTAAAGCTCTGTGAGATCTACTAGTGAAATGCTGTATTAGAAGAGGAAGTGGCTGTTGTGAATTTGTGATTACAACTGGCAAAATGGCTTGTCTAGACAGTCGAAGCTTTGAATACCTTATGCTCGCTGGGTCTGCTGATAATGATTCTCTTTTCAAAAGCTGGTGGTAGGCTCTCCCACACATCCCCTCCATACCCTATGTGCAGGCAATAAAACACTTAtttatctgtattgcagtagtgtcTGGGAGGTAATGGGGAAATAGTGAAGATGTCTTTGCTGTTGGTGTTCACAGTAATGAAAGGGTCAGCTGGACCCTTGCCTTCATGAGCTGATGCTCTGTGGCTGAATGATTCAAGTGTTGCCAGCTGGCTCCAAGAACATCATCTACCAAAGAGAATTGTTTGTGTGTCTCTTACCAGAAGTTCTGACTCCTGTTCTAGGCCAAGTCCTGTGGACCTGCTGCTCAAACTCTCCAAAAGAGGCATGTGGTGTCAGTAGAAGGGAAGATAAGAGAAATCAGACATGCACAACTGCACTGACGATATTAGTTTTGTTGGGGTCCACTTCTGACATATATTTTCAGTGTCCTGAGGATATTTTCCTGCTAATGCACCAATGTATAGCTGCCAGAATCATGTTTTCCTGCAGGAGTAAAAGCTCTCCCAGAAACATCTGGAGAAATGATATATCCACAATATGAGTCCCCTCTATTCAGTGCCATGTCTCTGATCTCTAGATATCCCAAGAACATAATTcatgtctgtttttgttttttgcagccCTCCTGCAGTTCCAAGAACTCTTCAGGTACCTACCCTAACACTTCCATTTATTTTCACAATGTACAGGGACTTGTGCTTAGTTAATCCTGGTTAATATGACTCTCCATCTAATCTGATAAAAACCTCAAGAACAAAATCACTTTAAATTTTACTCTGGTAGCTTTTAAGCTGGTGGTATTTGATCATTCAATTACTGGCCATAGAAAGATGCCACTTAATAAAGAAGGGCAAAGATTCTGGAGGGACAGGGTGACCAACAATACTGTGACATCTCTGGGCATTAGCACGGTAATACTGTTGAAGGCTAGGTGTTCTGGCAGAGCACCCGGGCATGGTCTAATACTGAATGCTGGTGTTATGTTGACCTGATTGAATGGGTGTTCGCTTCCATGGTATGTAATACTGCCAGTAAGCGCCGCACGTGACTCCTGGGACGATAGTTACATTCACTCCTCATTACTGGGGTTCAAGTATgtcactccttttttttttttttttttttttttttttttttttttttgaggtccTCAGAACAGGGCTGATTCGATCCATTTTCTGTCATAGCATCCCCCGGAGCTCCGTTTTAGCATGAATGGTAGTTGTGTGTTACTTACCATGTTAACACTTACCCTATGGTTTAATAGCTAGAGAGTGACTTTTAAAGCCTCATTTGGCTTTGAAAGCATTGCTAAAATCTCTTCTTTCTGCAGGCTCGCCAGCACAGTCCCGCTCCCAGAAGGCCGCAGGAAAGGGAAGAGCCAGGAGACCCATCGCCTTAAAAGCAAAGGAGAACCCTGCAGCTGTTTCGGCGGGTGTCCCTACTCTTCCCACTCCCAGGCAAAAGCCTAAAACCGTCTCAGAATTACTGAGGGAGAAAAGGCTGCGGGAGTCCAGGGCTAAGAAAGCTTTGCAGAGAACAGTGCTTCTTGCCCCCCAGGTGTTGGTTTCGCCCTCTGTGATAATCCAGCACCCTGTGCAGCAGGTAATTCCTGCCCCACAAAGAGGAAGTGAGCCTCAGACAGCTGGACTGGCAGGTAGCAGGAATGCTCAGGCAGCGTGTGTACCAGTGCCACTACCTGCATTTACTCCTGTTGTGGCTTCTGTCCCCTCTCCCAAACCTGTCGGAAGCCattcatctccagccccagaatctGCAGAGAGCGCTTGCTCCTCCGAGAGGAGAGCAAAATCCAAGAGAGAGCTCAATGAGGCAGCTTTGGGAGATGTGTCCAAAGGCGAGGCTTCTCAGGACAGACCTATGGGTGCAGGGGAGAATGGCCTGTCCCAGGGGTGCAAGAAAGCTCAAGCATTTGGTGGCAGCTCAGCACCTGTAGTCTTGCAAAACCATGCCTTTGTGCAGCATCAGATTGCATTGATGCCGTCTTCAGCCATTTCTCTGAACCCTGCCGCCATGAAGTCAGGCCCCAAGGAAACCTCTCCCTCCACATCCACGActtgtgccccagccctggtcaGATCACAGCAGAATGCAATCAATCTGTTGCCTGCTATCCTAGCTCCCCAGAGGGGGTCTCACGTGGTTCCCAAGAACATCATGCCCATCACCTGGGTGGTAACACCACAGGGTTTGATCCCCACCTCTGTACAAGCATTGGTGAGTGTTCACAGCCAAGGGAAGCAGCCCACAGCTGGGATCATAGGCAGTGCTACCAAAAATCAGAGTCGGACTGGAGAGACGTCTGCCCCAAGAATGCCGCTGACGCCAGCCGAAGCAAGTCACCCTCCCATCACGTGCACAGGTGCACAAGTGCTGAGCCCACAGTTAGCAGAAGGGGCACCCTCAGGGAAGACTGTTTGCTTAAACCCTTCCACTCGTCCCTCATCCATAACCTCCTTGGATCCTGGGCACAGCTCACCCAGTGTGACTCCTCCAGCTCCCGCCTCTTTAAACAGCCTCTCGAGGATGTCCGACTCCTCTGGAGAGAGGAGTGCAACTCCAGTGAGCCTTCCAGATGAAGGAGCagctctgcaccccagccctgtgttGTTGCCCCAAGTGAAGCCTCCTGCAAGCACTCCGTGGGCTGACCAACTCTGCTTGCCAAGTCTCCCTGGCCCAGGCGAGAGCAATAACTGCAATATGCTCACCGGGGTTGCCTCCAATCCAAAAGTCCTGCTGGAAGGGAGCCTGGTGCAAAGGCCGGATCGGCTTCTGGCCTGTAACAACATAGTAGAGAACTCGGACTCTCCTGGTGCACAGGTAACAAGGAACAGGCCGATCTTCCCAAAGCCACAGAGCACCCCAAACGTGGACAACCCCCCTGGATTGCCCACACCCAGTGCCGAAAAGAACCTCCTGGACGTCAGCCTTCTCTCCCTTGAGGATGAGGCTTTGGTGAAGGAGTGGCTGAGGGGCAAGCGGGGCATCCCAGTGGCCCCATTGGAAACCAGCTTGGCTTACTTTCCGCCTTTCTTGTGCAACTTAAAAGCACTCTCCAGGCTGCTTCTGCAGAAGAAGACGCTGGAGCAGCGTGTGTCGTGCCTCAGGACCTCTGAAGAGCgcagggatgggggtgcaggggctgatCTGCCTGCTGTCCGACAGCTGGTGTGGCAGAAACTCGGCGATAACCCTGCCTATCTCCTGTTAAAAGCCAGGTTTTTAGCAGCATTTACTCTCCCAGCCGTCCTAgcaactctgcctcctcccacagtGACTACGACTCTCTCCAGCAGCTGGCAGCAGTGTTCAGAGAGTGACGAAGAGGAGTCCCCTACTGATAAGGAACTGATGGAGGCAGAAAGCTGTGGGAAAGAACCAGCCAAAGTACCTTTGGATAGCACAGCTGGCATTGTCCCCGGGAGTGAGGATGCTGACATCACCCATCAGGTAAAGTCAAAGCATTGAATTGGAGTTAAtaacaaaacttccattggctttGGTGAGGGTAGGATTTGGCTCGtaactgttttttcctttttgaataagcatggatttaCGTGTTGAAAACAAGGGGAAAGTTTCCCTGTTTCACGCAATGCCTAGCCAAGTCGGATGACTTCCCCAGCCTCCCCTAATAAAGATCAAGCTCCCATGCAACATGTTAGAGCTGGATTATGCACCACTCCTTTCCACCCATCCCAAAGCCCTCTTCCCCGGAGCACCCAGTCAGTAGGTACAACATAGTCAGTGCAGCGTCTCTGGGCCTGTTAAATAGGAAGCTCAGGTTAGTTCACAGTACCCGCAGATTTTCATGGGGCTGCAGGTGTAAACCCAGAGCTGCTTTGTAGAATGTTGTCGGGGGAATCTGGAGAATTTGGTTAGGGCTTTTGGAAACCATGACGGCACAGAAGTTGGTTTTGGTTTCGCAATAGTGCATTTTTTGGTTGCGATCTCTTTATATCTTCCAGTCCCTTAAATTCTCTTTATAGTGTTAAAACACAAATGATCCTCTAACTTCTAACCCTGTTTCTTGATCTATTCTCAAAGCTCCTGTTTACAGAATTGGTGGTGTTTCCCATAAAACTCCTCCTTTTAGGCTTGTGCTGGTGGATACTACAGTAGGGCAAAGCAGAAAGGATGCTTAGGGAAGACCTGTAGTTGTTTACCTCTCCCAGGAAAGCTTGGGTTAGCAGGATTGCGTGTGTCTGAGATTTCCTTACATCCTGGAGATGCAAAGACCACTGTGTTACCTATCCACAATGTAAGGGGAAGAGCACCTGTGTCCCCATGTAGAATGTGAGGTCCCTACTCCACAGCGACATATGTGACTAGACTAGGGTTTTCCAAGTGCTTGTATGCCTGtctgatggaaggggttttggggggagagaAATTCCTGCTGAAGCTCCGTAACACTAAGGCATAGTCACCGTCCACCCCTTCGTTCTCAGGTCCTCCTGTTCGTCATCCATTTGTTCCTATGTTACTACCAGCGGTCCCTTCCTAGAAGTGCTGATCAAAGATGCCCTCTCCCCCAGTATGACCAATGATGCTCTCTTCATGGAGCTGGCAGTTTGAAGGGTGTTAGAATAATGCCGGCTTCTCCTCAGGGAAGAACCTGCAGCTAGGCTTGCCCCCTGCGTCAGCCCCACAAGCTCAGATACAGGGGTGCTAAGCACAGGGAGTCATACCCAGGAGGAGCTCCCAAATTGCTTTAGGTGTGGGCGAAGactggcaggtcctgctgcaCATCCACCTTCATCCAGTTAGAGCGGCTTCTTTTCAGCAGCAGGGGGGCTGTTGGggagaagtcagactagattccCTTTACCTGCTAGAACGTACGTGCGGTCCAGGTGGCTGCACTGGGGTGAGGAAGAGTTTTTCACTTTGAGAGGCTCTGGAGCCCCTTGTTCAGCAGGGCCCCGGCCTaacccccagcagcagtggcaaaaGCATCATGTGTGGGAGGAGGAATCGTTCCCACGCAGCCAGGcagaggctgtgagccagggagCTGCTGTAAAAGCAAGGCTCCAGCTTGAACCCTCGCAGTATCACTGTCCCCAGGAGGAAACACCCGAGCATTGGCTAGATGTATTTTTACTGCGCTCTGTATGTAGTATTCCTCACTGTTGGAGAACACATGCTGTCTGGCACATCTGTGTGATCAAGGGGAACAGGCATCGCCTTGTGCTTTTAATGATCTGGGAATAAAGGGAGTGCTATTTTCGTTCCATTCCTTCTCAGCCTTGCCAGAATCCCTGAATGatttgtgggggtgagggggttccAGTCTTTCCTGCGGTCCCAAGTATCTTCCGCCTGCAGTCATGCCCTGTCACTGGTTATTTTGCAGGGTGCTGGAGCTGAAGTGCCCGCTGTGCAGTCCGTCTCAGGCTCCTGCGCTGATGTGGGTGAGGCCAGAGTTCTGCGAACTAGGAGAAGTGCTCGcttcaggaagaggaggaggcagacGTGAGAGAAGCATGGGGAGAAATGTTAGTAACTCCGCTATGAAGCTGTTATTTCTAGCttgaggagaaagacctggacaGGCTCTTTTTTGTGAGGCACACCTTAGAAATAGCTTGGGAATCATGACTCAAGGCCTACAGCAGTGGTTTGAAACAGGCCTGTCTCGCCTTCCCTGTGGGCATGCAGGTCTGAAGTCACTTGTTTAGCCGTGATCTGTAAAGACCATAATTATAAGACATGTTACATTTATACAGTGCTTTAGAGACAAAAGCCCACTCACTGTCATATGGACTCGACAGCCCAGAGTCCTTGCAGTCAGTGGTAAGAATTGGTCATAATGCACTGCAACTGATAGTTTTGCACGATTGGTTGCTAAGATAAGACAagtttaacaacaaaaaaaaaaggatgacCGTTTAGGTGAGGAGGAGTGAGCTCTTGGGGAGAGGAATGTTTGAAGGATGCCTTTAAAGCTATTGACTCCTGCTGCAGAGCCTAAACATTGTCCCAGTGTCTTCTCTATACCCCGACTGCTGTGTGCCCCTTGCTGATGGCCTTAGCAGAGTTCTGGTGGTGGGGGTTCACTTTGGCTGCTTTGTCTGATGTCTGGCCAGCTCTGCAACAGTGGAGCAAAGATACTGTAGCTCCTACACTAGCAATGGcagctgtttatttttaaattctcagtgGCCAGACTGGTGGATTTTTAAATAGAGTGCAGAAGATGGGCTCCATCAGGCAGTGTTTCTAACATGAGTAAGATCACCCACAAGCCACTACCGGGCAAAAGGAGTGTTGTTTAGCTCTGAGGATCTGGGGAGTCGGATTCTTTTTGTGTCTCTACCATAGAGACACTGCAGGGCAAGCGGTTTCCCTGCCTGTATTCACAGGGCTAACACCATACTGCACAGGTGTGCTGTGGTCTGATCGTCGTAAAAAACACCAGCTTTTGGTTGACAGGTACCGAATAAGTGCAAAGATTTTTTGCCTTGATCCCTCCTCAGTTCATGGAGTTGTTCTCGTTTCTTTTTGATTCTTTTCTTAAATGGCTTCAGAAACTGTCCTGTGACTAATGAGAGGTGAATGTGTCCTTATTACAGGAGTCTCTGAATGAAGCTTGCTTTCAGACGTGGCAATAGCAGCTGTTCCTTGCACTACCGACCAGTGACACTTCAAATAAACTGACTCTGCAGtcctggggaagagaggaaaatgGTTGCACTGTTTTTTTCCCAAGTCTGTATATTACTACAGTTCTCGTTTAAAACCACTAATTGGGAAAGTTAGAGAcggaagtctctctctctctcttttttttcctcctcccccccacccccccaccccctttgacaCAGACTGATTCTGTTCTAACACTCTTACAATCTGGCAGCAGCACGGACAAAGGTGGGAGAAGACTATTGGAGACAGGCGTTAAAAATGAATGCTTGTTTATGTTTTTTGTGTTGGAGCCTATTTATATAAATGTCTGTCCCCCAGTTCAGAACATGAGTCTCGGTCTATGTTTTTTAATGCTGTGGCAATGCTTGTGGTTGACAATTAACTGGTTCTGAGGCGACAACACTGCTGAATGATCAGTGGATTTATTTTGTACCTCAGTGATTCTAACTGTTGGATTAAATATAAATGTtatatttttctcatttaaaaagatTTAGGCATGTTCTTTCTGGCCACGCAAACAGGAGAGGTTTCATTTGAATATGCTTTCCCGTAACTCTTTGGTCTTTGACAACGAGAAAGGTGATGTTTGTTTCCTCACATAGAACCAAGGAGGGAGTGGGAAATCAGCTGagcttgtggttaagacacaggACTTTGTCAGACAGGATCCCCTTCCTGTCTCTGCCGCAGATTGCAGTGCAACCTGGGGCATGTCACTCTGTCTCTAGTTCCTCCATTAGCAAATCAGGGATTTCTGCCCCCAGGGAGTGCTGAGGTTAAATGAATTAAAGCTGGTAAAGTCGGAGTTCCGTGGATGAAAGATGCTGGGAAAGGGCAAACACTGCGGAGTGGCTCTAATTTCTCAGGAGCACGGCAGCGACTTCAGGCTGTAGCTATGCTATGAATCATGGCCGTGCTGGCAATGCTTTGTCCCGCCCTACGTGGGTGTGGTGCTTTCCAGGGTTGCTAAGTCGCAGTAGGCCAAGGTGCTATTCAAATGTTAAACCCGTATCGTGCCCAGAGAAGGGAATTGCGGGTGAGTTGTCCCCCTCTCAAAGCGTGTGCAAGCCACCCTCCTGCATGAAATTCACCTCAGAGCACAAGCTTTGCCATGAAACCCTGTGTACCACTTAACACACAGCTGTTAACATGAGGCTTAAGTGGGGCA
This region of Natator depressus isolate rNatDep1 chromosome 16, rNatDep2.hap1, whole genome shotgun sequence genomic DNA includes:
- the SNAPC4 gene encoding snRNA-activating protein complex subunit 4, whose amino-acid sequence is MAHYLGPAGDLLREREVMSPVDLHAEREKIRREIEELEKSLDPAIPSIEVLVSDSSLDSDSDVDDLDDDDSDAHTEMEVEKEGGSSDDDDIDNNLPADPETCLQMNLVYQEVIQEKIEEVNLLIAQNKEQQAEIMCEVGGPKMMKAGDGKLLPLNMFLGHFMKPYFKDKVSGIGPPANEDTREKTAQGIKSFEELLIKKWKSREKSLLNKSVISDRLQRLLQPKLLKLSYLNQKLEKAKSEMEKKILEKQVKEAEREIEEINHLPEEALLGNRLDEHDWEKISNINFDGSRNAEELRKFWQNWEHPTINKREWNEEEIEKLKEIAAKHNCLDWQTIAQELGTNRSAFQCLQKFQAYNKDFKRKEWTKEEDQMLLQLVQEMRVGSHIPYKKIAYYMEGRDSMQLIYRWTKSVDPNLRKGFWTPEEDAKLLAAVAKYGERDWYKIRTEVPGRSDAQCRDRYLNALHHDVKKGRWSLDEEEKLIELVEKHGVGHWTKIASELPHRTGSQCLSKWKAMIGAKKKSGPRKRLQKRRRMRRHSSSSSESSSEDSEPELMDSSEGEIDPPSGFRGTVPGLDLWIPTRTDPAKCWKAKHLIPSLYCSKSALVKGQLKRIPATSFGGGRDRVPTDSAGISTILKGIGCPPSTDINLKDPEELVKEAFIRGKQVLKVTLEDVRRVLRNNTYSQRKCEDGLRKPCVPSSAVVSGVTPGTSVGQVLQGLQNTMEKQYRRQREQFQRKKLERRLLMAVTPWVGNVLLPCAFRAERVASRQTKALVIQEQLQTVTLGSTPVFALFIQLFQIDTSGCMKVIRERKMRRSDLIKAMAGNARRLQQPSCSSKNSSGSPAQSRSQKAAGKGRARRPIALKAKENPAAVSAGVPTLPTPRQKPKTVSELLREKRLRESRAKKALQRTVLLAPQVLVSPSVIIQHPVQQVIPAPQRGSEPQTAGLAGSRNAQAACVPVPLPAFTPVVASVPSPKPVGSHSSPAPESAESACSSERRAKSKRELNEAALGDVSKGEASQDRPMGAGENGLSQGCKKAQAFGGSSAPVVLQNHAFVQHQIALMPSSAISLNPAAMKSGPKETSPSTSTTCAPALVRSQQNAINLLPAILAPQRGSHVVPKNIMPITWVVTPQGLIPTSVQALVSVHSQGKQPTAGIIGSATKNQSRTGETSAPRMPLTPAEASHPPITCTGAQVLSPQLAEGAPSGKTVCLNPSTRPSSITSLDPGHSSPSVTPPAPASLNSLSRMSDSSGERSATPVSLPDEGAALHPSPVLLPQVKPPASTPWADQLCLPSLPGPGESNNCNMLTGVASNPKVLLEGSLVQRPDRLLACNNIVENSDSPGAQVTRNRPIFPKPQSTPNVDNPPGLPTPSAEKNLLDVSLLSLEDEALVKEWLRGKRGIPVAPLETSLAYFPPFLCNLKALSRLLLQKKTLEQRVSCLRTSEERRDGGAGADLPAVRQLVWQKLGDNPAYLLLKARFLAAFTLPAVLATLPPPTVTTTLSSSWQQCSESDEEESPTDKELMEAESCGKEPAKVPLDSTAGIVPGSEDADITHQGAGAEVPAVQSVSGSCADVGEARVLRTRRSARFRKRRRQT